The genomic stretch ATCCGGCGATGAAGCTGTACATGACCGGTATGTCCTCGCCGCAGACGACTCCTATGGTGGCCTCGGGGTTGACCCTGGGATCGCCCTCTCTGGCGGTCATCATGGCAGCCAGAGCCCCGGCCAGGAAGCTGCCCTCGCTCTGTTTGAAGTCGATGAAGGTTACGTGAGCTATGTCGCCTGTGGTATCGAACTGGGCGAAGTCGGTCTCGGGGAACTTAGGGGCCACCTCGGCGATGGCGTCCATCATCCCGAATCCCACAGACAGGACCAGATCGAACTTCTTGGCGGCGGTCGCCATGTAGGGCACGTAGTTGGCCGGGTCGTAGTTGCACTCTATGACCTTGCCCACTATGCCCAGCTCCGCCTTGGCTTTGTCGAAACCGCGGCTGGCGCTGTCGTAGAAGGAGGCATCTCCCAACTGACCCTCTATTATGAGGGCAACGGAGAGTTTGTCCGCCGCCAGGGAAGCCCCGGCGAGACCGAGCAACATGGAGAGGCATAGCAGTAGTACCGTCACTTTACGCATTATTCTATTCCTCCTATATGTTATTGATCAGGAAGATCGGCTTTTTCCGATCCCCCGGGTCACCAGTGCGATTATGACCAGAACGTAGGGTAGCATGAGGGCCAGATGGCTCGGAACTCCCATGGCCTGAAGCTGGAATCCCCCGGCCTGTGCCACCCCGAAGATTATAACGGCGAAGACCGTCCATCCCAGGTGTCCATCTCCGAATATCACCGCCGCCACGGCCATCCAGCCCCTGTCGGCGCTCATTCCCCGGACGAAGGAAAGCAGATAGGATGTGGAAAGGAAGGCGCCGGCCAATCCCACCATAACCGAGTTCACCACCAAGACGCCGTAGCGTAGACGCCATACGGGAACTCCGGCGGCGTCGAGGGCTTCCTCGTTCTCCCCGGCTGCCTTGAGTCTCATTCCCAGGACAGTCCTGGAGTCCATGTAGGCAATTACCGCCAATACTGCAACCGCCACCCAGACGATCAGAGAAAATCCGTCCAGCCAGCTAGGCAGGAAAGAGAGCTCCACATCCGGTATTCTGACCATGTTCGAGCTTCTGAAACTTCCCTTCACGCCGAAAAAGCTTTTCAGAAAGAGAATCGACAGGGCCGATCCCATTATGTTCAGGGCCATTCCTATGACCCATATGTTGGAACGCAGGGTCACGGAGAAGAAAGCGAATATCATGTTGTAGACGAGTGCTACAGCTACGGCGAAAACTATCCCCATTATCCAGCTTCCGAAGAGGTGGTTTCCCAGCACGGCGAAGAAGGACGCCAGTATTAGCCCTCCCTCTTGGCCTATGTTGAGTATGCCGGTCTGTAGGGTCCAGGTTCCGCCGAGGGCCATAAGGAGAAGGGGGGTTCCCATGCGGACCGCCGCCTGAAAGAATTCCGTCATGGATCAGTCCTCCCTGAGCCTGCTGGCCATTCGGTTGGCCACGGCGAATCCGGCTGTGACGAAAAGCACTCCAAGACACATGACTATCTGTACGACCTCCACCGGGACGTCGGTCATGAGCTCCATCTGGAGGGCTCCTGACTCCATCACAGCGTAGACAGCCGAGGCCAATATTCCTCCCACAGGATGATAGGCCACCATCATGGCGAGTATCATTCCCGTCCAGGTGTAACCCGGCGATATGGCGGTCCGAAAACGGTACTGCTCGCCCATCACCAGAAGGGTTCCGGCAAGTCCCGCCAGGGCTCCGGAGAGGAGCATGGCGGACATCTTGACCTTTCTGACGTCGATCCCTCCGTATTTAGCGAAACGACCGTTCAGGCGGCACATTTTCCAGTCGTAGCCCCTGATGGTGAACAGCATGGCGATAGTCACCAATATCACGGCTACGAGAGCTATGAATATTCCGGTGTTGAGGTTGCTGAAGTCGGTCAGTTTGGCGAAGCGCATGGCCTCGGGGATCTTGTCGGTGGCTCCCGCCGCCACCTGATAACCGGCGTAGGGACCGACTGTGAGGGCCTGGGTCGCAAGGGTGCCCAGGGAGTTGAGCATTATGGTCAGCACCACTATGTTGAGCCCGTGGTCCAGGTTGAGCTTGGCCGGGATCCAGGCCCAGAAGGCGGCTCCTCCGAGTCCGGCCAGAAGGGCCAACGGTATCAACACCGCACCGGGCAGGGCGGGGAAGGTCAGTCCGATCCATGTGGCGGAGAAGGCACCTACGTAGAGCTGCCCTTCCGCTCCGATGTTCCACATTCCGCCGTTGAAGGCCGCGGATATGGCGAAGGTGGCCAGCAGAAGGGGTACCCATTTGGCCAGAGTGCCCAGCATGGCGTCCGAGTCTCCCAGGGCACCGTTTATCATCTCTCCGTAGGCCTCCATGGGGTTAGCCCCGTAGAGAGCTATTATCACCCCTCCGAACAACACGCTGGTTACGAAGGAGCCCAGGACGATAAGGCCGTCCCTGTGTTCCTGAATCCATCTGTTTTTCACGTCAGACAAGGTCGGCGTCCTCCCTTCCCTCCAGCATGATCCTTCCCACTCTGTCCCTAGTGGCCTCCGTGGAGGACAGGACCGAGACGATCCTGCCTCTTAACATGACCGCCACCCTGTCGCTCAGGGAGAGGACTTCGTCCAGGTCGGAGGAGATGAGCAGGACAGCGCTGCCCTTGGAGCGAAGGTCCAGTATGTGACGGTGGATCTCCTCGGCTCCGCCGATATCGACCCCTCTCGTCGGCTGGGATACCAGGAGAACCTTGGGATCGTGTTCCAGCTCCCTTCCCATGACGAGACGCTGCATGTTGCCTCCCGACAGGGTTCCAGCCTGGACCCCTCTGTGGGCGGCTGCCACACCGTAGCGCTCCATCACAGAGTCGGCGTGGACCACCGAGGCGCCGTAGTTTCTGAATATCCCCTTTGCGAACCGGGGATCGTACTGGTAGCCCATGAGGGTGTTGTCTACAAGATCCGCCAGGGAGGCCAGTCCGGTCCGTATCCGATCCTCCGGTATGTAGGCCAGCCCGAGGTTCCGTCTGCCCAGGGAGTCCAGCTCGGATACGTCCAAACCATCTATGACGACCGTGCCTTCGCAGCCTCTGAGCCCGGACAAAACCTCCTCCAGCTCGCTCTGGCCGTTTCCGGTGATACCGGCGATCCCCAGTATCTCGCCTCCGAAGACCTCGAGGGAGACGTCTTCGAGAAGGGGCCGCGGGGCGCCGGAGACTGAGACGGACTTGAGCTCCAGAATCGGATCGGGAGAGAGCCTGGAAGCTTCAGATACCGATGGCATGTCTATGGAGCGACCTACCATGAGCTCGGCCAAAGATGCCCTGTCCAGCTCGGAGGCGGGTTTGGTGTCTATCAGCCGTCCCTTTCTCATCACGGAGACTATGTCGGAGATATCGAGGACCTCGCCCAGGTTGTGGGCGATGAAGATTACGGTCCGTCCCTCCTCACGAAAGCCTCGAATCGTCTGGAAGAGCCCGTCTACCTCCTTGGGGGACAAAACCGCCGTCGGCTCGTCGAAGACGAGTATCTCCGCACGGCGATAGAGGAGCTTGAGTATCTCCACCTGCTGCTGTCGGCCAACCGGGAGGTCTCCTACCGGCACGTCCGGGGATATGTCCAGTTCGTAACGATCGATCAGCTCTCCTACCCTGGCACGAGCTCCGTCCAGGTCGAAGGCGACTCCTCTTTTGGGCTCGTCGCCTAAGACCACGTTACGGCAGACGGACATGGATGGCACCAGCATGAAGTGCTGATGCACCATGCCTATGCCGTATCCCATGGCGTCCCTGGGGGACCCTATGGACAGGGGTTTATCGTCCATCCGAAAGCTTCCCCCGTCTGGGTGGTAGATACCGTAGAGACACTTCATCAAGGTGGATTTACCTGCGCCGTTCTCTCCGACGATCGCGTGGATCGTTCCGCCCTTGACCATCAGAGAGAGATCGTCCACGGCTGTGAAGGGACCAAAGGTCTTGGTG from Dethiosulfovibrio russensis encodes the following:
- a CDS encoding BMP family lipoprotein; the encoded protein is MRKVTVLLLCLSMLLGLAGASLAADKLSVALIIEGQLGDASFYDSASRGFDKAKAELGIVGKVIECNYDPANYVPYMATAAKKFDLVLSVGFGMMDAIAEVAPKFPETDFAQFDTTGDIAHVTFIDFKQSEGSFLAGALAAMMTAREGDPRVNPEATIGVVCGEDIPVMYSFIAGYEQGAKTVNPDIKILRGFVGRWDDPAGGKEMTLNQHKNGADVVYQVAGGTGEGIIAAAKEGGFYAIGVDSPQEHLAPEAVLTSMLKRLDVVVYDLIKAKQEGTYRRGTVLRYGLKEGGVGLSWSDSALKLVPADVKARLDELTEEVASGKIEVAETTK
- a CDS encoding ABC transporter permease; this translates as MTEFFQAAVRMGTPLLLMALGGTWTLQTGILNIGQEGGLILASFFAVLGNHLFGSWIMGIVFAVAVALVYNMIFAFFSVTLRSNIWVIGMALNIMGSALSILFLKSFFGVKGSFRSSNMVRIPDVELSFLPSWLDGFSLIVWVAVAVLAVIAYMDSRTVLGMRLKAAGENEEALDAAGVPVWRLRYGVLVVNSVMVGLAGAFLSTSYLLSFVRGMSADRGWMAVAAVIFGDGHLGWTVFAVIIFGVAQAGGFQLQAMGVPSHLALMLPYVLVIIALVTRGIGKSRSS
- a CDS encoding ABC transporter permease; translated protein: MKNRWIQEHRDGLIVLGSFVTSVLFGGVIIALYGANPMEAYGEMINGALGDSDAMLGTLAKWVPLLLATFAISAAFNGGMWNIGAEGQLYVGAFSATWIGLTFPALPGAVLIPLALLAGLGGAAFWAWIPAKLNLDHGLNIVVLTIMLNSLGTLATQALTVGPYAGYQVAAGATDKIPEAMRFAKLTDFSNLNTGIFIALVAVILVTIAMLFTIRGYDWKMCRLNGRFAKYGGIDVRKVKMSAMLLSGALAGLAGTLLVMGEQYRFRTAISPGYTWTGMILAMMVAYHPVGGILASAVYAVMESGALQMELMTDVPVEVVQIVMCLGVLFVTAGFAVANRMASRLRED
- a CDS encoding ABC transporter ATP-binding protein, whose protein sequence is MNELSALNVTKTFGPFTAVDDLSLMVKGGTIHAIVGENGAGKSTLMKCLYGIYHPDGGSFRMDDKPLSIGSPRDAMGYGIGMVHQHFMLVPSMSVCRNVVLGDEPKRGVAFDLDGARARVGELIDRYELDISPDVPVGDLPVGRQQQVEILKLLYRRAEILVFDEPTAVLSPKEVDGLFQTIRGFREEGRTVIFIAHNLGEVLDISDIVSVMRKGRLIDTKPASELDRASLAELMVGRSIDMPSVSEASRLSPDPILELKSVSVSGAPRPLLEDVSLEVFGGEILGIAGITGNGQSELEEVLSGLRGCEGTVVIDGLDVSELDSLGRRNLGLAYIPEDRIRTGLASLADLVDNTLMGYQYDPRFAKGIFRNYGASVVHADSVMERYGVAAAHRGVQAGTLSGGNMQRLVMGRELEHDPKVLLVSQPTRGVDIGGAEEIHRHILDLRSKGSAVLLISSDLDEVLSLSDRVAVMLRGRIVSVLSSTEATRDRVGRIMLEGREDADLV